DNA sequence from the Kwoniella dendrophila CBS 6074 chromosome 11, complete sequence genome:
AGAAGAGCGCAAAGCTGATTGTGCATTTATGAACATAGTGAGATCACAACGTGTAATTCACACATACCTTATAAACCGACGACGGAACAACTTCATTTACCATCAAACTCAAAAATCCCTTCATGTTTTCCAATTGCAATAGGTAAAGcattaaatctaaatcacgTCACAACTGCTTTGATGGGTTTTAGTGTTGTAGCAATCttaattgatattttgattctcAATGGTGGAGTAAGTGGCTTCTCTTGTATGATCCTGGCCGTGTCATTCAGTTCTTGTATTTTCACATTTATTTCTTGTAGTCAAGACACAATatgaaagctgataatagcttttgattttcctctCATCATTGACTTTGGACAAAACCAGTTTTCATCAGCCATAATATACTTTACAGTATTTTTCATGTGGATGACATTTATTTTTGAGACTACTTATATAAGTGTTCTGCATAGGAGATTAGATAATATCGGACAattcaatgatgatgctatTTGGACTTataaagttggtgaaggttATTGGTTCATTTTAGCTGCTACTGTGAGGGTTTTCCTTAAAAGTCGTAAAAGGATAACTCATTTGTACTTGGACGAAATACCGCATACACACGTAATATAAGGCAATCCGATCGAATGTGACCAAGctaatttgttgtttttctctCATTCCCGTCCTTCAGGTATTGGTATCGCTGTTTACCTGCGGAGGTGGTTTCTCGTTAGATAATGATTGAAGACTATAAAGCGCgatcaatcatcaataaatatgGTCAGAGTCAAGTCTTTAATAAAAATATCGTAAACACCGTAGAACTCTATATAAAATTAGCATAGAGATCGTAAATCAGAGAGAAACAGCAGTTAATATAGAAATCgtagataaaatgaatttggCCCAATAGCGGCGCCATTACCTGTAAATCAGTCTCATATTATTCTAAGAGCGTGTCTGGCTCACAGACAGCTCATGCAACTGCTTGATTATAGCAATGCAGATTAAACAGCAGTATAATTCTAAGCCCATCAATATTTGAAGGCACCGTCGGTCAAGGTTTTACGTCCATGCACCTACGTAAATGCATGAACAAGACAAATATCTTGATACTAAACTATGTAAGGTGGCATGTGAAAAATCTATTTTTGCCTAAATCTCGTCTTCATTTAAAGTTGATTTGACTTGATTAAGCTTCGTAGATCCAAGCTTGAGCATCAAGCTTGTATTGGGAAACACCCTCTCTGTAATCACGAAATTGATGACAATTATCAGCAAAATTGCCCTTTCTTTCACATTCGTACAATCATTGAGTTTTCACTTGGGACTTACGGGAACCAAAGGgcaatttctttttgaccGTTTTCAACTGAATCTGAACCGTGACAAACGTTCATACCAACTTGTAAAGCGTAATCACCTCTGATTGTACCTGGAGCAGAAGCGAGAGGGTTGGTAGCACCTAACATGACTCTACCGGTCTTAACGGCATCAAGACCTTCCCAAACCATACAGACTACAGGACCGGAAAGCACTAGATGATGGTTAAAAAGATGTGGTTAGCAGACTAATAGACTAATCAGAAAGGCAAGAGTTCTGTAAACCTAGACAATAGGCATATAGTCACAACTCACTGTATTTGATAAGCCCTGGGAAGAATTTTTTGTCGGAAAGATCAGCGTAGTGTTTTTCGAGGTGTTCCTATGAGAAGAAAACGAAATCAGCTGAATTCCGGAAGCTCCGGGCAGCTGACTATTTATGAGCACTTACTTTGGAAGGAGAAGCAAGCTTGAGGGCAGCGAGCTGATATGACGAATCGAACATCAGCCATTAATTAAATCTGAAGCACCTAATCGAAATCTGTATCACCCACCTTGAAACCTCTTTTCTCGAATCTGGCGATGATTTCACCGACGAGTCCTCTTTGGACACCGTCGGGTCTATAAGGTGTCAAAGTACCGGTAAGACGAGGAACAAGGTAGAAAGATGATATCCATTCGGTTGTTCGAATTGTATAGGGTTGATAGGAATTGGGCAACAAGTAGTGGTACATaaatgatcagctttacTCCAacgaatcatcatcaaaaagatcCTAACATTCCATATTTACATAAAAACTAGCATCGCTACTCCAAACTTTCGATACTTATATTGCCAGGACTTAGAAGGAACGTGACTCACTTGATCATAATGTAGGTTTGTTCGGTGGTAGACATTTTGACTTgattctttttgttgtttttggtgaagaagaagagtaatagatgaaagatgaagtcAATTCAAAGATATCACCAACCACCTTTTCTCTGAGGTCAACAAGGTGGTTCACGaaaaaaagtcaaagctTTGAACGTGGAGGTGGAAGATCATGTACAGTGGGTACGGCGTTTTTCAAGTCGGCGATCAATCAAGTGGCACTTTTTCTTATCTTAGATTAAAGTAACTATCTATTTAGTACACGTTATCTTTCTATTTTGTGTTTTGTGGAACCTGTGTTGTAATTAATGTGTGATTATGACGTTCATGAAGATTACGATGAAAAGTCTTAAACTGAATTTTATGTGTCCGGATGTcagtaaaatcaatcaactttgTTAGCGAAGgtgaaaaaaaaagagagagGAATGCGCAAATTATTGTCTCAAGCGTCGAAATATCAATGAACATACAAATTATGCTTTCTTAACGACCGTTGTAACGATAACAATCATATATCTGTCAAGACGACCATCCAAAACCACGAAAAAAATTGTCAGTCAAAGGGAGAGAATAGTGGTACATCATTTACATGACTAcataatcaagatcaatttgaAATCATTGGCAGATTAAACTAAAGATATCAGACTATATATCTGGACTTTTACTATCAAATCGAAGAATCCTTTGATCATTTATAAGGGATTACCTTTATCGTCGTCTCGATAGATCACATGTGAAATTAAAcgataaaaatcaaaaccaatCGTAATTCAATCTGGGACAACCAATCCATATATTGAGTTTCTGTCAAGCAACAATCTCCACATCGTTAAGCGAGCTTACTACTTGAGAATTTACCGAAAAAATGTCAGTTAAATTTACACCTGGACCACATCCAACCTCactatcaagatcaacatcaTCGAAAATCTTTTTAAATCATACACCAACACCGAATCCatcattaccaaattcacctataacaATTACATTTCCATCAtgtaataattcttctattattGATTCTACTTATAATCCAGAACGAAATAATAGATCTAACGgaaatatgaatatgaacagagaaagagaaagggattTAGAAGATCCAGAAAGACAACCATTAATTTCAACAAGAGAATTAAATAGAAAGAGATATTTTTGGTCAATCATCACTACGATACTGGTTATTATTCTTTTAGGTTTATTtattggttttggtggttggaatttaggtagaggtactggtggtggtaaatggCCTGGTAGTCCTGGaatataaatctaatttGTATTTTGCCAATAGTTATAAAGGAAGATTGATTGTTCATCTGCAAATtagtgaagaaagaagaagaaaataggGTAGGACAGGATGATTTGGGTCAAGAATATGTGGTGTGTCGTGCAGACTTTGTTGAAGAGGGAAAGAATGGATGTAGAGTTATTCAAGATTAGTTTCAAGTGTATATTCACTTTGTATATCCCACCGCGTATATCTAAAACCCATAACACTCTGTATTACTAGATTTCTATATACAAAACAAACGTGAGTGTATAAATAACAACTATACATTCATATTATATTCCAGTATCTGTTGTAGTCTTATTCAAACCGGTAGTTGTATCTTATCCAACGATAACGCAAG
Encoded proteins:
- a CDS encoding nucleoside diphosphate kinase, translated to MSTTEQTYIMIKPDGVQRGLVGEIIARFEKRGFKLAALKLASPSKEHLEKHYADLSDKKFFPGLIKYMLSGPVVCMVWEGLDAVKTGRVMLGATNPLASAPGTIRGDYALQVGMNVCHGSDSVENGQKEIALWFPEGVSQYKLDAQAWIYEA